The Desulfovibrio fairfieldensis sequence CCCGCGTGTGCGAGGGCCTTTGTACGAAGCAATCTCACGGATTGTGGTCAGCTGCCTCAGGAAAAACCGCCGCTGCCGCCGCAGCCGCCCGCTCCGGCGGACGCGCCGCAGGAGGGCATGCCCCCGCCCATGGGGCGCACCGGGCCGGGTTTGAAGGGAAAAGCCCCGGTTTTCAGGGGGCTCGGAACGCTCATTTGGCGCTCGGTGGCATGGGAGCCGCACTTGGGGCAGGCAGGCGACGCGCCGTCTCCGGCGACCAGTTCCTCGAATTTTTCTCCGCAGGCTGTGCAGAGAAAGTCGTACATGGGCATGAGAAGCCTCCAGCAGCAGGAATTTCCGCCCGTGGACCCCCGCGGAGGGGGCTTGCCGACGGGCTTTGCCTGCATATATAAGAATGCGTATCGGCAAGGCAAGGGCGGCATATTCCTTCCGTTGCCGCGAACCCGTCAACCGGGCCCCGGTGGGGCCATGCGGGGCGGCCCCTGCCGGGGCATGCCCAAGGAGTAAAGACAATGAAAAAGATTCTGTTGCTGGCCGGAGATTTTGTGGAAGATTACGAGGTTATGGTGCCCTTTCAGATGCTTCAGATGGTAGGCTATGAAGTGCACGCCGTCTGCCCCGGCAAAAAGCCCGGCGACACGGTGAAGACCGCTATCCATGACTTTGAGGGCGACCAGACCTACACTGAAAAGCGCGGCCACAACTTCGTCATCAACTACGACTTCGACAAGGTCAACACCGCCGACTACGCGGGCCTGGTGGTG is a genomic window containing:
- a CDS encoding FmdB family zinc ribbon protein, producing the protein MPMYDFLCTACGEKFEELVAGDGASPACPKCGSHATERQMSVPSPLKTGAFPFKPGPVRPMGGGMPSCGASAGAGGCGGSGGFS